Proteins encoded in a region of the Brevefilum fermentans genome:
- a CDS encoding thiolase domain-containing protein: MRDVAVIGIGQTKIDEHWDKSLRELAGDAALSAMIDAGVSKVDSVYVGNMLSDISNLQAHLGSLVADWIGNRFAEAVKIESACSSGSAAFRAGYLSVASGEIDCALVVGVEKMTDSPGAEITTGLATAADADWEVDHGLSFVALNALIMKRYLYEYGWEARDFAEFSINAHENAMFNPYARFHMPITESSFSKSPMICDPINLLDASPIGDGAAAAILVNADMAPANLSRIIVAGSAAATDSLAVHSRKAPLWLWAAEQSTQKAYIQAGIGPEQINVFEYHDAFTIMAALSLEAAGFAEPGRGPSLAKEGAIKVGGKIPVATFGGLKARGHPVGATGLYQIAEVILQLRGEAGQTQVPDPEFGMAQNIGGSGSNIVTHIFQRLD; this comes from the coding sequence ATGCGAGATGTTGCTGTAATTGGCATTGGACAAACCAAAATTGACGAACACTGGGACAAATCATTACGAGAGTTGGCCGGAGATGCCGCATTATCTGCGATGATAGATGCAGGAGTGTCGAAGGTCGACAGTGTATATGTCGGAAATATGCTTTCTGATATCTCAAACCTTCAGGCGCATCTCGGAAGCCTGGTAGCAGACTGGATTGGCAATCGCTTCGCTGAGGCGGTAAAAATTGAATCGGCATGCAGTTCGGGCAGTGCTGCTTTCAGAGCAGGTTACCTTTCGGTAGCATCGGGTGAGATCGATTGTGCTCTGGTTGTCGGTGTTGAAAAAATGACCGATTCGCCCGGAGCAGAAATTACCACCGGATTGGCAACGGCAGCGGATGCAGATTGGGAGGTTGATCATGGATTGTCGTTTGTTGCGTTGAACGCATTGATTATGAAGCGCTATTTGTATGAATATGGTTGGGAAGCGCGTGACTTTGCTGAATTTTCAATAAATGCACACGAGAACGCAATGTTTAACCCCTATGCTCGCTTTCATATGCCGATTACAGAAAGCAGCTTCAGTAAGTCACCGATGATTTGTGATCCGATCAATTTGTTGGATGCATCACCTATTGGTGATGGCGCAGCAGCCGCCATCCTGGTAAACGCAGATATGGCACCAGCAAATCTGTCCAGAATCATTGTGGCTGGATCGGCTGCTGCAACAGATTCTCTTGCAGTTCACAGCCGGAAAGCACCGTTGTGGCTTTGGGCTGCTGAACAGTCAACGCAAAAGGCGTATATCCAGGCAGGAATTGGTCCGGAACAGATTAACGTCTTTGAATATCACGATGCTTTCACAATCATGGCAGCGCTGTCACTGGAAGCTGCAGGATTTGCTGAGCCAGGACGTGGGCCATCGCTGGCAAAAGAAGGGGCGATTAAAGTCGGGGGAAAGATCCCGGTAGCGACCTTTGGAGGATTGAAAGCACGCGGCCACCCAGTCGGCGCCACAGGCTTATATCAAATCGCTGAAGTGATTTTGCAACTACGCGGGGAAGCCGGGCAGACACAGGTACCAGATCCAGAATTTGGCATGGCTCAAAATATCGGCGGAAGCGGATCCAATATCGTCACACACATTTTTCAACGACTTGACTAA
- a CDS encoding cyclase family protein, with the protein MKIIDISIPITPTMPIWPGDELVELTQTSAIAKGDAANISRIAMGVHTGTHIDAPKHFIESGITVDQISLDKLVGKALVLNIDHQVNVISEEILKAHPDIHFLTKEKKVLFKTRNSALWKQHLNEFYQNYVALDTSGANFLQQFQLDLIGIDYLSISTYEDTELPHQILLSAGIILLEGLELSDVDCGFYQLYCLPLKLSGCEGAPARVILVEIQK; encoded by the coding sequence ATGAAAATTATCGACATCAGCATACCGATTACGCCAACAATGCCCATCTGGCCTGGCGATGAACTTGTAGAGCTGACACAAACGTCAGCAATCGCCAAGGGAGATGCAGCAAATATTAGCCGAATTGCCATGGGGGTCCACACAGGTACACATATTGACGCACCCAAACATTTTATTGAGTCAGGAATAACCGTTGATCAAATTTCTTTGGATAAACTGGTCGGTAAAGCGCTGGTTCTAAACATTGACCATCAAGTCAATGTGATTTCAGAAGAAATTTTAAAAGCACATCCGGATATTCATTTTCTGACCAAGGAAAAAAAAGTGCTCTTTAAAACACGCAATTCTGCACTCTGGAAACAACATCTGAATGAATTTTATCAAAATTATGTTGCACTGGATACATCAGGTGCGAATTTTCTTCAGCAATTTCAACTTGATCTAATTGGCATTGACTATCTTTCAATTTCAACCTATGAGGATACCGAACTTCCGCATCAAATTCTGCTGTCAGCAGGAATCATCCTGTTAGAAGGTCTGGAGCTTTCCGATGTTGATTGTGGGTTTTATCAGTTGTATTGTTTGCCGTTAAAGCTAAGCGGTTGTGAGGGCGCTCCTGCCAGGGTTATCCTGGTTGAAATTCAGAAGTAA
- a CDS encoding serpin family protein, protein MKKSFIILGLIAILFVSACQPPQEDISSEIGSTTEPVIDSYPVAEPTDQKGELQMLNFVKSELARETNPNVDEDLIKTLANNNTAFALAFYDQIRNEEGNIIFSPFSISLALSMTLAGAEGSTEKGMLNALQIDLPETDLHPAFNALLLAIEESQNRSDSEMAGSHFQLNLANSIWGQTDLDLNTAFLDTLAKNYGAGLFAVDFKQNPNMARLAINDWVAEETGYKIEDLIPEGAINAFTRLVLANAIYFKGSWMHPFNENLTIDAPFYTIDGTEIIAKRMKLLGKDLIYKRGENYQAVSLPYLSSDFVMTLLVPDAGAFHEVEDQLDQAMLEAILSSLWTEKVDLEMPKFDFDTNIKANDPLIALGMGDAFNPDVADFSGITDDETLMITDVLHKAKVTVDEEGTEAAAATAVIIGLTSAMPEEPISLIIDRPFMFMIRHQPTNTILFMGRVTQP, encoded by the coding sequence ATGAAAAAATCGTTTATCATATTGGGACTAATCGCAATATTGTTTGTTTCAGCCTGTCAACCCCCACAGGAGGATATTAGCTCAGAGATTGGCTCAACCACAGAGCCTGTGATCGATTCATACCCTGTCGCTGAACCAACCGATCAAAAGGGAGAACTGCAAATGCTCAACTTTGTAAAAAGCGAATTGGCCAGGGAGACGAACCCTAACGTTGATGAAGATCTGATCAAAACCCTGGCTAACAATAATACGGCTTTTGCACTGGCTTTTTATGATCAGATTCGGAATGAGGAAGGAAATATCATTTTTTCACCTTTCAGCATATCGCTGGCGCTGAGCATGACACTGGCTGGCGCAGAAGGGTCGACTGAAAAAGGCATGCTGAACGCGCTCCAAATCGATTTGCCTGAAACGGACCTTCACCCTGCTTTCAACGCCTTACTGCTGGCAATTGAGGAATCGCAGAATCGATCCGACAGTGAAATGGCTGGCAGTCATTTTCAACTAAACCTCGCCAATTCCATCTGGGGACAGACAGACCTCGATTTAAACACGGCTTTCCTCGATACCCTGGCGAAAAACTACGGGGCGGGGCTTTTTGCCGTTGATTTCAAGCAAAATCCGAATATGGCTCGACTCGCGATCAACGACTGGGTTGCCGAAGAAACGGGGTATAAGATCGAAGACCTGATTCCTGAGGGTGCCATAAACGCATTTACCCGCCTGGTATTAGCCAATGCAATTTACTTCAAGGGTTCCTGGATGCACCCCTTCAATGAAAATCTGACCATCGATGCACCCTTTTACACAATTGATGGAACTGAAATTATCGCTAAAAGGATGAAGCTACTGGGGAAAGACTTAATATACAAAAGGGGTGAAAACTACCAGGCGGTCAGTCTACCTTACCTGAGCAGTGATTTTGTGATGACCTTGCTCGTGCCGGATGCAGGTGCTTTCCACGAGGTTGAGGACCAATTGGATCAGGCTATGTTAGAGGCAATACTTTCCAGCCTGTGGACTGAAAAAGTCGACCTTGAAATGCCAAAGTTTGATTTTGACACGAATATCAAAGCCAATGATCCGTTGATTGCTCTGGGCATGGGAGATGCCTTCAATCCTGATGTAGCCGATTTTTCAGGCATTACGGATGACGAAACTTTGATGATCACCGATGTTCTGCATAAAGCTAAGGTTACAGTCGATGAAGAGGGTACCGAGGCAGCTGCCGCAACCGCTGTCATCATAGGCCTCACATCAGCCATGCCAGAAGAGCCAATATCACTAATAATTGACCGCCCATTCATGTTCATGATCAGGCATCAGCCCACCAATACGATATTATTTATGGGGAGAGTTACGCAACCCTGA
- a CDS encoding response regulator, which produces MSKEITVAIIEDDLFARNWMALLLVRDWRTRVVGEYSHCKDFFASLEKGKAWIDYLIVDVDLYGERLQLAEICQVLRKKTPKTKILLTGIQPDLRVLHQTQDDQIVGYVLKKEVGYSLSWMVTFLIEGCWILTPGIQALANATNFLLPRNVLVLDGRKTIPGFTDHEAEVARMAFIFSIGRRDLADELKISEQWSYGLVSELYRKMGLTDIIAGETDLFSYIGESEIIKRKFHEIMGQLGDSKKAKDMETLAFHLLTMPEIVQ; this is translated from the coding sequence TTGAGTAAAGAAATAACCGTAGCAATCATAGAAGATGACCTTTTCGCTCGAAATTGGATGGCTTTATTGTTGGTTCGCGATTGGCGCACAAGGGTTGTTGGAGAATATTCACATTGTAAGGACTTTTTCGCCAGCTTGGAAAAAGGCAAAGCGTGGATCGATTATCTTATTGTGGACGTAGACCTGTATGGTGAACGACTTCAGCTGGCGGAAATTTGCCAGGTGTTACGAAAGAAGACACCAAAAACAAAAATCCTTCTTACAGGAATACAACCCGATCTGAGAGTATTGCACCAAACCCAAGATGACCAGATCGTAGGATATGTTTTAAAAAAAGAGGTGGGATATTCGCTGAGCTGGATGGTGACGTTCTTAATTGAAGGTTGCTGGATATTAACGCCGGGGATCCAAGCATTGGCTAATGCTACCAATTTTCTTTTGCCCCGCAACGTGCTTGTCCTTGATGGTAGAAAAACAATACCAGGATTTACAGATCATGAAGCAGAAGTTGCCCGGATGGCTTTTATCTTCAGCATTGGGCGCCGCGACCTGGCAGATGAATTAAAAATTTCTGAACAGTGGAGCTATGGTTTGGTCAGCGAACTGTACAGGAAAATGGGTTTGACGGATATCATCGCTGGTGAGACAGACTTGTTTTCTTATATCGGCGAAAGTGAAATCATCAAGCGTAAATTTCACGAAATCATGGGACAATTGGGCGATTCTAAAAAAGCGAAAGATATGGAAACCCTGGCATTTCACCTGTTAACCATGCCGGAAATCGTTCAGTGA
- the mscL gene encoding large conductance mechanosensitive channel protein MscL: MKKIFQEFRDFITRGNAIDLAIGIIIGSAFSTVVNSIVDNLFMPPFGLILGNANFQDLFIVLRQGEQQLPPNATLAMAKELGYVTFNYGQFLTDLLSFLLLGLGVFLIVKGINKFNAKMSALKEKVLKVEEAKEEPTEKECPFCHKDIPIKASRCPFCTSQLDPHQEGAIE, encoded by the coding sequence ATGAAAAAAATATTTCAAGAATTTCGAGATTTTATCACACGCGGAAACGCGATCGACCTGGCAATTGGGATCATCATCGGTTCAGCGTTCAGTACGGTGGTTAATTCCATCGTCGACAACCTGTTTATGCCGCCGTTTGGTTTAATTTTGGGGAATGCAAATTTCCAGGACCTGTTTATCGTTCTTCGACAAGGAGAACAGCAGTTACCACCCAACGCTACACTTGCAATGGCGAAAGAATTGGGTTATGTGACCTTCAATTACGGGCAATTTTTAACTGACCTGCTCAGTTTCCTCCTTTTGGGTTTGGGCGTCTTTCTTATTGTAAAAGGTATCAATAAATTTAATGCAAAGATGAGCGCTCTCAAAGAAAAAGTGCTCAAGGTTGAGGAAGCGAAGGAAGAGCCCACAGAAAAAGAATGCCCATTCTGTCACAAAGACATTCCGATAAAGGCATCGCGCTGTCCTTTTTGTACTTCGCAATTGGATCCGCATCAAGAGGGCGCAATTGAGTAA
- the pfkA gene encoding 6-phosphofructokinase — MKSVAVLTSGGDAPGMNAAIRSVVRCGITKGWSMYGVTNGFAGLIVDNIRPIGTRDVGGILQKGGTILGSARSEEFFTEDGQRKAIRNLRRMGIDALVVIGGNGSQTGNYELHKLGFPVTGIPSTIDNDICGTEMAIGVDTAMNIALEAIDRLKVTASSHQRAFLIEVMGRNCGYIALMSGIAGGAEFIVIPEIEISPEEVAESLQLAYEHGKAHAIIVVAEGAKYNADALIAYFQKHEERWGFKIRATILGHVQRGGAPGAFDRILASRFGNGAVEAIAREEYGVLVGLNNGAVTTTPLEAIIGKTKTISTEMVELARLLD, encoded by the coding sequence ATGAAAAGTGTCGCAGTGTTAACGAGTGGTGGAGACGCGCCAGGCATGAATGCTGCTATTCGATCAGTTGTTCGATGCGGTATCACCAAAGGCTGGAGCATGTATGGGGTTACTAATGGTTTTGCTGGTTTGATTGTTGATAATATCCGTCCGATTGGTACAAGAGATGTCGGCGGCATTCTCCAAAAAGGGGGCACTATTCTTGGGTCGGCTCGATCCGAGGAATTTTTTACCGAAGATGGTCAGCGTAAGGCAATCAGGAACCTGCGGCGAATGGGTATTGATGCCTTGGTTGTCATCGGGGGTAATGGTTCACAAACCGGTAATTACGAATTGCACAAATTGGGTTTTCCAGTAACGGGAATCCCTTCTACAATTGATAACGATATCTGCGGGACTGAAATGGCAATTGGTGTCGATACAGCCATGAATATTGCCTTAGAAGCCATCGATCGGCTTAAGGTGACTGCCTCATCCCATCAACGGGCATTCCTGATTGAGGTGATGGGCAGGAACTGCGGTTATATTGCCCTTATGTCGGGCATCGCAGGCGGGGCAGAATTCATTGTGATCCCTGAAATAGAAATTTCACCCGAAGAAGTCGCTGAATCTTTGCAGTTGGCTTACGAACACGGAAAAGCCCACGCAATCATTGTTGTTGCCGAAGGTGCAAAATATAATGCGGACGCTCTCATCGCCTATTTTCAAAAACATGAGGAGCGCTGGGGTTTTAAAATTCGGGCGACAATTCTTGGGCATGTACAGCGCGGCGGCGCCCCTGGCGCTTTTGACCGCATCCTGGCCAGCCGTTTCGGTAACGGAGCTGTTGAAGCAATTGCTCGTGAGGAATATGGCGTTTTGGTGGGATTAAATAATGGAGCTGTCACAACCACACCGTTGGAAGCAATCATCGGGAAAACCAAGACAATATCAACAGAAATGGTTGAACTCGCCCGTTTGTTAGATTGA
- the prfB gene encoding peptide chain release factor 2 (programmed frameshift): MTIENLKILLTNIKEKFITLLEHLDLDNKRKELDSLEKEAQNPNLWDNHEQAQNIMMRQADLRNEIEDLEALTTRIEDTLEMLEIADNAMVDELQHEIEVIQRQVDELELRTLLSGKYDRGNALLAIHAGAGGTDSQDWAEMLERMYLRWAENRNYKTDILDRTDGEEAGIKSVTISIRGPLAYGYLRPEKGVHRLVRLSPFDAAHRRHTSFALVEVLPEMDFNNEIHIPPEDVKIDVYRSSGAGGQNVQKNATAVRLTHIPSGIVVTCQNERSQMQNRENAMRVLKARLLAIKHAEQDEKISELKGEYTKAEWGSQIRSYVLHPYQLVKDHRTEFEMGNTQAVLDGQIDPFIDAYLRKID; this comes from the exons AAAATTTAAAAATTCTGTTAACCAATATTAAAGAAAAATTCATAACCTTGTTGGAGCATCTT GACTTAGACAACAAGCGGAAAGAACTTGACAGCTTAGAAAAGGAAGCGCAGAATCCAAACCTGTGGGACAACCATGAACAAGCGCAAAATATCATGATGCGTCAGGCCGATTTGCGCAATGAGATCGAAGATCTGGAAGCATTAACAACGCGAATTGAAGACACACTCGAAATGCTTGAGATTGCAGACAATGCAATGGTGGATGAGTTACAGCATGAGATTGAAGTTATTCAACGCCAGGTTGACGAATTAGAATTAAGAACCTTACTTTCAGGCAAATATGATCGAGGAAATGCCCTCCTTGCCATCCATGCCGGTGCAGGGGGAACCGATTCGCAGGATTGGGCTGAGATGCTGGAGCGGATGTATCTTCGATGGGCGGAAAACAGAAATTACAAAACTGACATTTTAGACCGCACCGATGGCGAGGAGGCTGGCATAAAGAGCGTGACCATCAGTATTCGTGGACCCCTGGCTTATGGCTATTTACGCCCAGAAAAGGGCGTGCATCGTCTGGTGCGCTTATCGCCGTTTGACGCTGCTCATCGCCGACATACTTCCTTTGCCTTGGTTGAAGTTCTACCTGAAATGGATTTTAACAATGAAATTCACATTCCTCCAGAAGATGTAAAAATTGATGTATATCGGTCTTCTGGCGCTGGCGGACAGAACGTTCAGAAAAATGCCACCGCCGTGCGATTGACGCACATCCCTTCAGGGATCGTGGTCACATGTCAAAATGAGCGCTCTCAGATGCAAAACAGAGAAAACGCAATGCGCGTTTTAAAAGCGCGCTTGTTGGCTATCAAGCATGCTGAACAGGACGAGAAGATCTCTGAATTAAAGGGAGAATACACCAAAGCAGAATGGGGCTCTCAGATTCGTTCTTATGTTTTACATCCATACCAGTTGGTAAAAGATCATCGCACTGAATTTGAAATGGGAAATACTCAGGCAGTATTAGATGGTCAGATTGATCCATTTATTGATGCCTATTTACGAAAAATTGATTGA